The Schistocerca nitens isolate TAMUIC-IGC-003100 chromosome 2, iqSchNite1.1, whole genome shotgun sequence nucleotide sequence TCTCTGGAAAAAGAAATTAAGAACAAGCTCGATCccagaaaataaaaaagattttgaaatacacagcataaaagcagaataaacaagagagagagagatatcatcaGAATTGCTAAATTTACAGGAATTCGGACCTATAGCAGTACAAAAAACCAAATCCGATACCAATAAACGTACTTAAAATCGCAGTATCAAAATAAATCAAAGCATTAATAATAGGTTAACATCACTATAACACACAAACTGAGCCTCGATCTCTCAAAGAAAGTAGTAAGTCAGGCAAGAATTTTATATTCGAAAGGCAAATGTATCCATAAATAGTTTCATGTTCACGTAAATTGTAATCACTGCTTCCGCTCGTTAGTAGAAAACTCAAAGCCAATGTTTAATCTCTGACTAATGAATGACGTCATCCTTCACAACAGTACTACGTGATGGATGAAACCTGACGTGCGGTATAACCAGTGAAAATGATatttggtttaagtaattttatttcTTCGGAATCAGTTGTCAATACGCTATTAAAAAAGTAATGAACGATTTAAAACAGTGACTGTCGGTGTTGTGCAAGACTATCCTGCGACCTGCAGCGCGCCTACCTTTTGTGGAAGAGCCCACTGTACTAGCGGCGGCCCTTGTGTTTCAGCTGTGCCTGGTCGTCGCCGTGTCCTACGTGCTGGCCGACACCAAACCCATCGAGGTGATCTCCCGGGAGGAGGTCCACGATGCTGCCGGACAGTATTCGCTCACGTGAGTCCTGTCTGTCTGCTCTGTTCTGTAGTGAGATTAGTGAAATCCGGTATGGGAttaagaatttttaaaattaatcgAGAATGATTTTTGATTCTCGAGTTGCTTTTGCTTCTGTGGATTATATGAACATTTAAATGCAAGGAAACGATTAGTGATTGTGGTAGGATTGCAATCTACTTTATCTTTTAGTGTTAATAGGAAGGAGCTACTCGAACGAAAAGTATTGGCGTTTCATACAGAAAACCTATACAAATAGTTTGATAATTGAATAAATTAAATTCTTTTCTGTCATTAATCAGTTTTACGGTTATATCCGTTCATATTTCATTTCATAGAGAACAACTGTCACATTCGAATATGTAGCCTGATTAAATCAACGGATTTGTAAATAGCATAATATTAAGATGTGGATTAAAGACATACGTCTTCACCGTGGCTGGACGTACGAATAATCACACTCTCTCTTTCGTATTACACACACGACTATATACGCAACATGAGGCACTAGTGCTGAAATGGAGCTTCCGATGTTTTCATAATACACTAAGCtgacatttccattttcatttatataaacaaACAGCAACTCATCTCTCGCTTGCATTAGCGGGTTTAGACGTTCTAATAAAAAATAGACTTCAATTTCTCTACTGTCAAAAGGATTTCTTTAGATACTTACTTCACTCACTCCACTTTTCATTTTCTTTGAAGTTGAATAATGGgtgcctgttgttgtggtcttcagtcctgagactggtttgatgcagctctccatgctactctatcctgtgcaagcttcttcatctcccagcacttactgcaacctacatccttctgaatctgcttagtgtattcatctcttggtctccctctacgatttttaccctccacactgccctccagtgctacatttgtgatcccctgatgcctcagaacatgtcctaccaaccggtcccttcttcttatcaagttgtgccacaaactcctcttctccctaggaGACACAAATATGCGTTAGTGGCTCTTGTGAATCAAAATAGCAAGTATACGACTCTCATTATTACGCAGTCGGATACCTTACTAAAAGCTTCTTACCGCGACCATAGTCACAAAGTACGATATCCTAGGATATGTGTAGTTGTTCATCCCTCCAATAGTAACAAGGTGACTTATTGTAGGACAATTGCAGCTTACCCCTCCAGCAGTAACAAGTCGATTAATGTAGGCTGTGGGTCCGCAGGTACCAGACGGCCAACGGCATCACGGTGGTGGAGCACGGCGAGTTGAAGCCCACCCCTGACGGCAAGGACCACGTGCTGATCAAGAGCGGCCAGTACCAGTACACCAGCCCCGAGGGCAAGCCCGTCGACATCAAGTACAAGGCCGACGAGTTCGGCTTCGTCGCCACCGGAGACGCCATTCCAGTCGCACCCGTCGCCTAAACATCGTCACTTCACTTATAACTGTACAAACTCATTAGCCCAGTCAATAAATTAATTTCGCTTTCAACAGTATGctttaaatatttcagttatttcTTGCAAAGTACCCCTGACTCGCCTCAAAACTCACTAATGTTACTACAGCTCTGAGAGTCTGAACGACCATTTTCCTTAATAGG carries:
- the LOC126235201 gene encoding larval cuticle protein 16/17-like, which produces MKCIALCLVVAVSYVLADTKPIEVISREEVHDAAGQYSLTYQTANGITVVEHGELKPTPDGKDHVLIKSGQYQYTSPEGKPVDIKYKADEFGFVATGDAIPVAPVA